The following proteins are co-located in the Desulfoscipio sp. XC116 genome:
- a CDS encoding transposase, whose translation MNLLEQYFKQLVSELRKQGTIDSDCAALNATKLESRKRAKPKKTIEQDGSQPDWGSKNDSHGNQITWFGLKAHLAVDCKSKMLLAVNLTPASRSDSPQILDNGFRLRYQGNLRNLLPLI comes from the coding sequence ATGAATTTATTAGAACAGTATTTTAAGCAACTTGTGAGTGAACTCCGGAAACAAGGGACTATAGACAGTGATTGTGCTGCTCTAAATGCAACCAAATTAGAATCTCGAAAAAGAGCAAAACCTAAGAAAACCATAGAACAAGATGGCAGCCAACCGGATTGGGGCTCTAAAAATGACAGTCACGGCAATCAGATAACCTGGTTTGGTTTGAAAGCACACCTGGCGGTTGATTGTAAAAGCAAAATGCTGCTGGCCGTAAATTTAACTCCTGCCAGTAGATCAGATAGCCCCCAAATATTGGACAATGGATTCCGGTTGCGATATCAAGGAAATCTACGCAACCTTTTACCATTAATATAA
- a CDS encoding transposase, translating to MYILEGVLFPFEIFIENFNEQDKIYQVITQIKWGKLDEFHACYSGPGRKGYDRQALFRALVLKKLMGLTTTKALVKCLAYSPMLAHWCGFDIMKPTPSESVFSRFEKELTGPNFQKDLGDLCNSLSSQVLSMTISTGEIAIDSTDITAKERPRKDGETGAAFGHRTASSGETDIFYGYKLHLAAVNTNHGPIPVAARIAPANYSDFEFAETLMNEGYYFHNKAFGFAPSYYLMDAGYDAEYIYSQALKLRGQAIVKLNHRGKKGTYKEHTDYGTPLCPGKNAMVYRSTEKKILTNKFRCPRIFGQPVDCQCECGCTSSYGYVKRVSINENPRMFCSPTVEAVPGISFIGIALQLKDYFPC from the coding sequence ATGTATATTCTTGAAGGAGTACTTTTTCCCTTTGAAATTTTTATAGAAAATTTTAATGAGCAAGATAAAATATACCAAGTTATTACCCAAATTAAATGGGGAAAATTAGATGAATTTCATGCCTGTTATAGCGGTCCTGGCCGCAAGGGGTACGACAGGCAAGCATTATTTCGCGCTCTGGTACTTAAAAAGCTGATGGGGCTAACCACTACAAAAGCATTAGTTAAATGCTTGGCTTATTCGCCGATGTTAGCCCATTGGTGTGGCTTCGATATCATGAAACCTACACCCTCTGAAAGCGTGTTCTCCCGTTTCGAAAAAGAACTTACTGGTCCGAACTTTCAAAAGGATCTTGGTGATTTGTGCAATAGCCTTTCAAGTCAGGTCTTATCAATGACAATCTCCACCGGAGAAATTGCTATTGATAGCACGGATATTACAGCTAAAGAACGCCCTCGCAAGGATGGAGAAACCGGTGCCGCTTTTGGGCACCGTACTGCTTCCAGCGGGGAAACGGATATTTTTTATGGTTATAAACTTCACTTGGCAGCTGTTAATACTAATCACGGCCCGATACCTGTAGCCGCCAGGATTGCTCCAGCTAACTACTCTGATTTTGAGTTTGCTGAAACTTTAATGAATGAAGGCTATTATTTCCACAATAAAGCGTTTGGTTTTGCCCCTAGTTATTACCTTATGGATGCTGGTTATGACGCTGAATACATATATTCACAAGCTTTAAAGTTGCGTGGCCAGGCAATAGTTAAATTGAATCACCGCGGTAAAAAGGGCACATATAAGGAACATACTGATTATGGTACGCCTTTATGCCCGGGTAAAAATGCTATGGTTTATCGGAGCACTGAAAAGAAAATTTTAACCAACAAGTTTCGCTGCCCCAGGATTTTCGGTCAACCAGTAGATTGCCAATGTGAATGCGGGTGCACTAGTTCTTATGGGTATGTCAAAAGGGTATCCATTAATGAAAACCCGCGAATGTTCTGTAGCCCCACCGTGGAAGCCGTACCTGGCATAAGCTTTATAGGCATCGCACTTCAATTGAAAGATTATTTTCCGTGTTAA
- a CDS encoding non-ribosomal peptide synthetase has product MLLINMSHIITDVYSCYHMISLISNLYNSDLSYNAIKSKLQKEIGSFFSLREQLDQLRYNDRAINFFNSELQDVEKYEVEAIRQARNYRGVLEGSSCNFALDRILNHRIKNFIQEHHVTEFSFFLSVYILMLAKLTATKDLIVGIPLANRLDKSIRNIFGYFVNTLPMRVYLNENETFNSFCNNILSKAFKLVRYQDFSIEHLSRKTMGYINNIFTFYNQELVLKLNNCKVRKIALNTETVMFELTNQVESGSNYYINFEHGKFFTEIAMEEVYHSILEQVLENKIIKEIQLVPNLGKSYMNINAYEENMSTKHEHIMDLFYQIVEDYPVHIAVQCHGVCWTYRELDRKSNQVARLLLNHYPEEKYIAFSSYRKNELIALILGIIKAEKTYVPIDINTPTKRLEYILENLGQVPYIAETEVIQRFNCDYTKIMDIAEMFHCLELYSTDKITINLSFDHELYTIYTSGSTGEPKGVSVSNKNLLSLIEATREQFDFNSRDVWTLFHSYSFDFSVWEIFGCLLTAGKLIIVDPLVCKSPEQFYNLVSREKVTILNQTPTAFKGFIKADNLIRYTLNLRYVIFGGEALYFNMLRNWEINHPLTTTKLINMYGITETTIHVTYYEITHKDIYKNDKSIIGVPLRNLVVYVTDQELNILPKGVKGELLVCGNGVVKGYFRNDELTTKKFVYVPRAKQIAFRSGDLVKINQQNQIEYLGRIDRQIQLRGYRIELGEIENVLMREFKLDACSVQLIYYGEDDERIVAFLVVNQELFNIQGINHSLKEILPNYMIPSHYVRVDQIPMNVNGKVDRDKLIQNLQVNKAFFTKDIQITDEIENKIYTIISNLAKTRDFSLDENFFEVGINSIHIVEIYHHLMNAFQIDNFEVVDLFEYTTVRKIAALIKKQKKQPSTQVNRAELRLDKKGKKVR; this is encoded by the coding sequence ATGTTACTGATCAATATGTCACACATTATTACAGATGTTTATAGTTGTTATCATATGATTTCTTTGATCAGTAATTTATATAATTCTGATTTATCATATAATGCCATTAAGTCCAAATTACAAAAGGAAATAGGTTCCTTCTTTTCTTTAAGAGAGCAGCTAGATCAGCTTCGTTATAATGACAGAGCTATTAATTTTTTCAATAGCGAATTACAAGATGTTGAAAAATATGAAGTTGAAGCAATACGGCAAGCCCGAAACTATCGTGGCGTCCTCGAAGGTAGCAGTTGTAATTTTGCTTTGGATCGAATTCTAAATCATAGGATCAAAAACTTTATTCAAGAGCATCATGTCACGGAGTTTTCGTTTTTTTTATCAGTCTATATCCTTATGCTAGCAAAACTAACAGCTACAAAAGATTTAATCGTAGGAATTCCCTTGGCGAACCGGCTTGATAAGTCCATTCGAAATATATTTGGTTATTTTGTAAATACTTTGCCCATGAGAGTCTACTTAAATGAAAATGAAACATTCAACAGTTTTTGTAATAATATCTTAAGTAAAGCTTTTAAACTCGTAAGGTATCAAGATTTTTCCATCGAACATCTGAGTAGAAAAACCATGGGCTATATCAATAATATTTTTACTTTTTATAATCAAGAATTAGTCCTTAAATTAAATAACTGTAAAGTAAGAAAAATAGCACTAAACACAGAAACAGTTATGTTCGAGCTTACGAATCAGGTAGAGTCTGGTAGCAATTATTATATTAATTTTGAACACGGGAAATTCTTTACAGAAATCGCGATGGAGGAAGTATATCATAGTATTTTAGAACAGGTGTTGGAGAATAAAATTATCAAGGAGATACAGCTTGTCCCCAATCTGGGAAAAAGCTATATGAACATCAATGCGTATGAAGAAAATATGTCTACAAAACATGAACATATTATGGATCTTTTTTATCAGATTGTTGAGGACTATCCCGTTCACATTGCTGTGCAGTGTCATGGTGTTTGCTGGACTTATCGTGAACTTGACAGAAAATCAAATCAGGTCGCACGGTTGCTATTAAATCATTATCCAGAAGAAAAGTATATTGCCTTTTCTAGTTATCGTAAAAATGAACTCATTGCTTTGATTTTAGGCATTATCAAAGCGGAAAAAACATATGTTCCCATTGATATAAATACTCCTACCAAACGTTTAGAATATATTCTAGAAAATTTGGGGCAGGTACCTTATATTGCTGAAACAGAAGTGATTCAACGATTCAACTGCGATTATACAAAAATTATGGATATCGCGGAAATGTTTCATTGTCTTGAGTTATATTCGACCGACAAAATCACTATTAACCTTTCTTTTGATCATGAGTTATATACGATTTATACTTCAGGCTCTACAGGAGAACCTAAAGGGGTATCTGTCAGCAATAAAAATTTGCTTAGTCTGATTGAGGCAACAAGGGAACAGTTTGATTTTAACAGTCGTGATGTTTGGACATTATTTCATTCTTATAGTTTCGACTTTTCTGTTTGGGAGATCTTTGGTTGCCTGCTGACGGCAGGAAAACTAATCATTGTCGATCCGTTGGTATGTAAATCTCCAGAGCAATTTTATAATTTGGTATCACGAGAGAAAGTAACAATTTTAAATCAAACCCCGACAGCTTTCAAAGGTTTTATCAAAGCCGACAATTTGATTCGTTACACCTTAAATCTCAGATATGTTATTTTTGGTGGTGAAGCGCTGTATTTCAATATGCTGAGAAATTGGGAAATTAACCATCCACTGACAACAACAAAGCTGATTAACATGTACGGTATCACTGAAACAACGATTCATGTAACATATTATGAAATTACTCATAAAGATATTTACAAAAATGATAAAAGCATAATTGGTGTTCCACTTAGAAACCTTGTTGTTTATGTCACAGATCAAGAGCTGAATATTCTGCCGAAAGGTGTAAAAGGAGAACTCTTGGTATGTGGGAATGGCGTTGTGAAAGGATATTTTCGTAATGATGAATTAACAACCAAAAAATTTGTGTATGTACCACGAGCAAAACAAATTGCCTTTCGTAGCGGCGATTTGGTGAAAATTAACCAACAAAACCAGATCGAATATTTGGGCAGAATCGACCGACAAATTCAGTTGCGGGGATATCGAATCGAATTGGGCGAAATCGAAAATGTATTAATGAGGGAATTTAAGTTGGATGCATGCTCTGTGCAATTGATTTACTATGGAGAAGATGACGAAAGGATTGTTGCGTTTCTTGTTGTAAACCAGGAACTGTTCAATATTCAAGGTATTAACCATAGTTTAAAGGAAATTCTACCTAATTATATGATACCATCTCATTATGTACGTGTTGATCAGATTCCGATGAATGTAAACGGAAAAGTAGACCGCGACAAATTAATTCAAAATTTACAAGTTAACAAGGCTTTTTTTACTAAGGACATTCAAATAACAGATGAAATAGAAAATAAAATTTATACTATTATAAGTAATCTGGCGAAAACAAGAGATTTTTCTCTTGATGAAAACTTTTTTGAAGTTGGTATTAATTCTATTCATATCGTAGAAATCTATCATCATCTCATGAATGCTTTTCAGATTGATAACTTTGAGGTTGTCGATTTGTTTGAATATACGACAGTCCGTAAAATTGCTGCTTTAATTAAAAAACAAAAAAAACAACCCTCTACGCAGGTCAATCGAGCCGAGTTAAGACTTGATAAAAAAGGGAAAAAAGTTAGATAA
- a CDS encoding condensation domain-containing protein: MKIKLTKAQEKIYNFIRLNKNDASYNITYLCEILGELNVERYKYIYEGYINALDVAKVNIVVEEKIPYHNVDENRKNQLRIIDFTDKDRAAFQKKVKAIANMRKSTPIDLSKWPLLEFELYKNAEKLSYVTDQYVTHYYRCL; the protein is encoded by the coding sequence GTGAAAATAAAATTAACAAAAGCTCAAGAAAAAATTTATAATTTTATAAGATTGAATAAAAATGATGCTTCGTATAATATTACGTATTTGTGTGAAATTCTAGGAGAGCTTAACGTAGAACGGTATAAATATATCTATGAAGGTTATATAAATGCACTTGATGTGGCCAAGGTAAACATTGTCGTGGAGGAAAAAATTCCTTATCACAACGTAGACGAAAACCGTAAGAATCAGTTAAGAATTATTGATTTCACAGATAAGGATCGTGCTGCTTTTCAAAAAAAAGTTAAAGCCATTGCGAATATGCGTAAATCAACGCCAATTGATCTGAGCAAATGGCCATTGTTGGAATTTGAATTGTATAAGAATGCTGAAAAATTATCATATGTTACTGATCAATATGTCACACATTATTACAGATGTTTATAG
- a CDS encoding beta-ketoacyl synthase N-terminal-like domain-containing protein produces MDDTKIAVIGLAGRYSNAEDIGIMWQKLLDGTDFHVWGEYRRDNLAALYINRYAKIDYLEYFDNEFFHFTPYEAQITDPQQRILLECCFETLENAGYADISKKQCIGVFASASLSTYLLHNILSQKKYNSNEINYNVLISNDKDFTATRIAYKLNLCGPAYTVQSACSSSLVALHCAYQSILNYECDAALVGAVSILIPQEQGYYYKEGGILSKDGICRPFDDEANGTIKGNGCSVVMLKRLAEAEKDQDRIYAVISSTAVNNDGSAKIGFTAPSVEGQAAVIDECIAYSKIDKSKIDYIEAHGTGTKLGDPIEIKALYKVYSNVDKKIPIGSIKANIGHLDVASGLTSTIKAICMLQAGIIPANINFKSLNKEITSKVPFYFPVTNKKKLLTHIGVSSFGLGGTNAHVIVSKYEKKQRPKSQHDMYMIPISYFRESDLEPITKQLIANLNHHLGDIVYSMSIGKRKFKNNVYLLFRNKEELSAKLMGKDYIRSSRYRPSLPVFGLEDYRSFQYLFPKYEELCKTAGIDNVSIDKQQEYFSRHLAWIRFLKSICMLDAEDLTFVKRLDQQLWDLADNDESFLAMSCYDEFFSSIPVGIETALTEFLNFIGQVQCISQIDFKVLYKDLGWEHLAITKYPYKKKRFWIDVYEKAKNVAQIEHLTSRDEDAYVEMILEIWKGVIGLEEVEVDDDFYELGGDSLLLIAVLDKINNRISTKLSIENVINFNTPRKLAGYLSNRIAISNNYTFISKIRDNGPSAQNIFLIHPAGGTTHCYKLLHKYLDTQVEFNLYCIDLPQNHSNYPTMESLAKLYAAGILNIQSVGRVIIGGYSFGGNMACEVALQIQNQNKGIVIDHVLLFDSHPPIAYNSYQNQIINYNKVFFVMLANYLQLDANYIAEGYQKGTLQDELMLSLKNNKKLGLSLSDEEMIGFFDRWVYSHKLLKQHQFNVKLPMDCVIFRSIENEDEFILNTLQIKLYQKQEWEKYFDGNVKIFDTPGNHYTMFSDSENVKELANVVKECYMQLF; encoded by the coding sequence ATGGATGATACAAAAATTGCCGTCATTGGTTTGGCAGGACGTTACAGTAATGCTGAAGATATCGGGATAATGTGGCAAAAGCTACTAGATGGAACAGATTTTCATGTTTGGGGAGAATATAGGAGAGACAATCTAGCAGCACTATATATAAACCGGTATGCAAAAATAGATTATTTGGAATACTTCGATAACGAGTTTTTTCATTTTACACCATACGAAGCACAGATTACAGACCCGCAACAAAGAATACTGTTGGAGTGTTGTTTTGAAACATTGGAAAATGCCGGCTATGCCGATATAAGCAAAAAACAATGTATCGGTGTCTTCGCCTCTGCCAGCTTGAGCACATATTTATTGCACAATATTCTTTCTCAAAAAAAGTACAATAGTAACGAGATCAATTATAATGTTTTGATTAGCAATGATAAAGATTTTACAGCAACCAGGATTGCTTATAAGTTAAACTTGTGTGGACCAGCATACACTGTACAATCTGCTTGCTCAAGCTCACTCGTTGCACTACACTGTGCATACCAAAGTATTCTTAATTATGAATGCGATGCGGCGCTTGTAGGTGCTGTCTCTATATTAATTCCCCAAGAGCAAGGGTATTATTATAAAGAAGGCGGTATTCTTTCAAAAGACGGCATATGTAGGCCCTTTGATGATGAAGCAAACGGTACGATCAAGGGGAATGGATGTTCAGTAGTAATGCTTAAAAGATTGGCGGAAGCCGAAAAAGATCAGGATCGTATTTATGCAGTTATCAGTAGCACGGCCGTTAATAATGATGGTTCTGCTAAAATCGGTTTTACAGCCCCGAGTGTTGAAGGACAAGCAGCCGTGATCGATGAATGCATTGCCTATAGCAAAATCGATAAAAGCAAAATCGATTATATCGAAGCGCACGGTACCGGTACAAAATTGGGAGATCCGATCGAAATCAAAGCCTTATACAAAGTATATAGCAATGTCGATAAGAAGATACCTATAGGCAGTATTAAAGCAAACATTGGTCATTTAGATGTCGCTTCAGGATTGACTTCCACCATTAAAGCAATATGTATGTTGCAGGCTGGTATCATTCCTGCAAACATTAACTTTAAAAGTTTGAACAAAGAAATCACATCAAAAGTCCCTTTTTATTTTCCCGTAACAAATAAAAAAAAATTACTTACCCATATCGGCGTCAGTTCCTTTGGGTTGGGTGGTACCAATGCACATGTAATCGTATCTAAATATGAAAAAAAACAACGCCCCAAAAGCCAGCATGACATGTATATGATCCCGATCTCTTATTTCAGAGAAAGTGACTTAGAACCCATCACCAAACAACTTATTGCTAATCTTAATCATCACTTAGGAGATATTGTTTATTCTATGTCGATTGGTAAAAGAAAGTTTAAAAATAATGTTTACCTATTGTTCAGAAATAAAGAAGAATTGAGCGCCAAATTGATGGGCAAAGATTATATTCGGTCAAGCAGATACCGTCCCAGTCTTCCTGTTTTTGGTTTAGAAGATTACCGGTCGTTTCAGTATTTGTTTCCTAAATATGAAGAGCTTTGCAAAACTGCTGGAATTGACAATGTGTCTATCGATAAACAACAGGAGTATTTTAGTAGGCACTTGGCGTGGATCCGTTTTTTAAAATCAATTTGTATGCTTGATGCAGAGGATTTAACTTTTGTCAAAAGACTTGATCAGCAACTATGGGATTTAGCTGACAATGATGAATCTTTTCTAGCAATGAGTTGTTATGATGAATTTTTTTCCTCTATACCAGTAGGTATAGAAACGGCTTTGACCGAATTTCTAAATTTTATAGGACAAGTTCAATGTATAAGCCAAATTGATTTTAAGGTGCTTTATAAAGATCTAGGTTGGGAACACCTTGCTATTACAAAATACCCATATAAGAAAAAAAGGTTTTGGATTGATGTTTATGAGAAAGCAAAGAATGTTGCTCAGATAGAGCATTTAACCAGTCGCGATGAAGACGCTTATGTGGAAATGATTTTAGAAATCTGGAAAGGTGTTATTGGGCTTGAGGAAGTTGAAGTCGATGATGATTTTTACGAGTTAGGCGGAGATTCCCTCTTATTAATTGCTGTTTTAGATAAGATAAATAACAGAATTTCGACAAAGTTAAGTATTGAAAATGTTATCAATTTCAATACTCCTAGAAAATTGGCCGGCTATTTATCTAATAGAATTGCTATTTCTAATAATTACACGTTTATCTCTAAAATCAGAGATAATGGTCCTTCAGCCCAAAATATTTTTTTGATCCATCCTGCTGGTGGCACAACGCATTGTTACAAACTTTTGCATAAATATCTTGATACACAGGTGGAATTTAATTTATATTGTATTGACTTGCCGCAAAATCATAGCAATTATCCAACGATGGAATCGTTAGCAAAGCTTTATGCAGCTGGTATTTTAAATATCCAAAGTGTAGGACGCGTAATTATCGGTGGTTATTCTTTCGGTGGAAATATGGCTTGTGAAGTAGCATTACAAATCCAAAACCAAAATAAAGGAATCGTTATTGATCATGTCCTGCTTTTTGATTCTCATCCTCCGATTGCTTACAACTCCTATCAAAATCAAATAATCAATTATAATAAAGTTTTTTTTGTTATGCTGGCAAACTATCTTCAACTTGATGCTAATTATATTGCAGAAGGATACCAAAAAGGAACGTTACAGGATGAATTAATGCTTAGTTTAAAAAACAATAAAAAGTTGGGTTTATCCTTAAGTGATGAAGAAATGATAGGTTTTTTTGATCGCTGGGTTTATAGTCATAAATTATTAAAACAGCATCAATTTAATGTAAAACTTCCTATGGATTGTGTCATTTTTCGTAGCATCGAAAATGAAGATGAGTTTATTCTCAATACTTTACAGATTAAATTATACCAAAAGCAG
- a CDS encoding MBL fold metallo-hydrolase, translated as MKHRKEWITKKNKLRILKISSIKCNCYLVTNGQSTILVDTNITLKRKQMLRNLNELGFHQLNAIVLTHTHFDHAGNVAFLRNKFRCAVFVHDAEEEKLAVGCTPLPLGAIFPLSILTRYVNKHHIVLPFQKYEPCKATTIIHDIYNLNAIGLAAYILHTPGHTFGSVSIIVDEEIALVGDTMVHGVGGSIYPPFVDNPKLLLNSWQKLLNTGCRLFLPAHGGENTRIVVSRCFDRYTKKQNDC; from the coding sequence ATGAAACATCGTAAAGAATGGATTACAAAAAAAAATAAACTACGTATTTTGAAAATATCAAGTATTAAGTGTAATTGCTATCTTGTCACAAACGGTCAATCGACAATTTTGGTTGATACTAATATAACTTTGAAACGAAAACAGATGCTCCGAAACTTAAATGAGCTGGGTTTTCACCAGTTGAACGCGATCGTGCTGACGCATACGCACTTTGATCATGCAGGTAATGTTGCCTTTTTACGAAACAAATTTAGGTGCGCTGTTTTTGTTCATGATGCCGAAGAAGAAAAGTTGGCTGTTGGCTGTACCCCTTTACCTTTGGGGGCAATCTTTCCTTTGAGCATTCTAACAAGATACGTCAACAAACATCATATTGTATTGCCATTCCAAAAATATGAGCCTTGTAAAGCAACAACCATAATTCATGATATTTATAATTTAAACGCTATTGGTTTAGCAGCGTATATTTTGCATACACCCGGCCATACGTTTGGTTCCGTGAGTATCATTGTTGACGAGGAAATCGCTTTGGTTGGGGACACCATGGTTCATGGTGTAGGTGGTAGTATTTACCCACCGTTTGTTGATAATCCCAAACTGTTATTAAATTCCTGGCAAAAGCTATTAAATACCGGATGTAGACTCTTTTTGCCGGCTCATGGCGGTGAAAATACACGAATTGTAGTCAGCCGTTGCTTTGACCGCTATACTAAAAAGCAAAATGATTGCTAA
- the tnpA gene encoding IS200/IS605 family transposase: MPAEYNKSSHAVYDIKYHIIWVTKYLYKLLGEEIAKRLRELIRQGCEARNMTIVQGSIGKDHVHMLLSCPPSLSPSKIVQYLKGRSSRLLQDEYPELKKKYWGQHLWGRGYFCATVGSVTEETIRRYIENQEISGNNEIFKIRE; this comes from the coding sequence ATGCCGGCAGAATATAATAAATCCAGCCATGCTGTTTATGACATCAAATATCACATCATATGGGTAACAAAGTATCTATATAAATTATTGGGTGAAGAAATAGCAAAACGGCTAAGGGAGTTGATTCGTCAGGGCTGTGAAGCAAGAAACATGACGATAGTCCAAGGAAGTATAGGGAAAGATCATGTGCATATGCTGTTATCCTGTCCGCCAAGTCTGTCACCGAGTAAAATCGTCCAATATTTAAAAGGAAGGTCATCAAGGTTATTGCAGGATGAGTATCCGGAACTCAAGAAAAAGTACTGGGGACAACATTTATGGGGTAGAGGATATTTCTGTGCAACAGTAGGAAGTGTGACGGAGGAAACAATCAGACGCTATATAGAGAATCAAGAAATATCCGGCAATAACGAGATATTTAAGATAAGAGAATGA
- a CDS encoding 4'-phosphopantetheinyl transferase superfamily protein, translated as MFDNQMNDLFNCANSDMQRTCTSKLLLKDQERVFRASICICCLPFISDYLEVVQYLHPQELRYFETLTFEKRKRSYLLGRYSAKHALSILTGETNLWDVHIKQGIFNHPIVINKKNQNIQVSISHCDNIGAAVAFPESLPMGIDIEQIDFNKNNLLELPITEKEKELIKTLPFSNSIMLIVLWTAKEALSKILKTGMATPFQVYEINQLKIKHSYIVSYFKQFIQYNSISFILGCYVCTIVYPRSTEISFNGNVSI; from the coding sequence ATGTTTGATAATCAAATGAATGATTTATTTAACTGTGCCAATTCTGATATGCAAAGGACTTGCACCAGCAAATTATTGCTAAAGGATCAAGAAAGAGTGTTTAGAGCAAGTATATGTATATGTTGTTTACCTTTTATCTCAGATTATTTAGAAGTAGTACAATATCTGCATCCACAAGAACTAAGATATTTTGAAACACTTACTTTTGAAAAAAGAAAAAGAAGTTATTTGTTAGGAAGATATTCGGCCAAACATGCTTTATCCATCTTGACTGGAGAAACAAATCTCTGGGATGTTCATATAAAGCAAGGTATTTTTAATCACCCCATTGTAATAAATAAAAAAAATCAAAATATTCAAGTCAGCATTAGCCATTGTGATAATATTGGTGCGGCTGTTGCGTTTCCTGAAAGCCTTCCTATGGGAATTGATATTGAGCAGATAGATTTCAATAAAAACAATTTATTGGAGCTCCCAATAACTGAAAAGGAAAAAGAACTAATTAAGACACTTCCCTTTTCTAACAGCATCATGTTAATTGTTTTATGGACTGCTAAAGAGGCATTATCTAAAATTTTAAAAACCGGTATGGCAACTCCATTTCAAGTTTATGAAATAAATCAACTTAAAATAAAGCACAGTTATATTGTTAGTTATTTTAAACAGTTTATCCAATACAATAGCATTTCCTTTATATTAGGCTGTTACGTATGTACAATTGTTTATCCCAGGAGTACTGAAATTAGTTTTAATGGGAATGTTTCAATTTAG